In a single window of the Gadus macrocephalus chromosome 6, ASM3116895v1 genome:
- the LOC132459092 gene encoding basic proline-rich protein-like, with product MASFRSSSSSSALSLQPHYPTLPPCSLPGPPSPGPPHPAPLTRPPHTRPPLTRPPSPGPSHPAPLTRPLPPGPPHPAPPTRPPSPGPPTPGPPHLAPHTWPLSPGPPSPGPPHLAPLTRPPHTRPPSPGPPHPAPLTRPPHTRPRRHNLLSSPHNNDASDIMKQE from the coding sequence ATGGCCTCTTTTCGTTCATCGTCTTCATCCTCCGCCCTGTCCCTGCAGCCACATTACCCTACTTTACCACCCTGCTCCCTGCCAGGGCCCCCCTCACCCGGCCCCCCTCACCCGGCCCCCCTCACCCGGCCCCCCCACACCCGGCCCCCCCTCACCCGGCCCCCCTCACCCGGCCCCTCCCACCCGGCCCCCCTCACCCGGCCCCTCCCACCCGGCCCCCCTCACCCGGCCCCTCCCACCCGGCCCCCCTCACCCGGCCCCCCCACACCTGGCCCCCCACACCTGGCCCCCCACACCTGGCCCCTCTCACCTGGCCCCCCCTCACCCGGCCCCCCACACCTGGCCCCCCTCACCCGGCCCCCCCACACCCGGCCCCCCTCACCTGGCCCCCCTCACCCGGCCCCCCTCACCCGGCCCCCCCACACCCGGCCCCGCAGGCACAACCTTTTGAGCTCCCCTCACAATAATGACGCCTCCGACATAATGAAACAGGAATAA